A single Vanacampus margaritifer isolate UIUO_Vmar chromosome 14, RoL_Vmar_1.0, whole genome shotgun sequence DNA region contains:
- the prkab1a gene encoding 5'-AMP-activated protein kinase subunit beta-1a translates to MGNTSSERAAMGHGDKAQRRDSRGTKDGERPKILMDSPEDADIFHGEDMKAPLEKEEFLAWRQDLEAEDKDPTLDRPTVFRWKGDGKEVYLSGSFNNWANKIPLIRSQNTFVTIVELPEGEHQYKFYVDGQWTHDPAEPVVTSQLGTVNNIIQVKKTDFEVFDALMVDSQKCSDMSDLSSSPPGPYHQDAYVPKQEEKFKSPPILPPHLLQVILNKDTGISCDPALLPEPNHVMLNHLYALSIKDGVMVLSATHRYKKKYVTTLLYKPI, encoded by the exons ATGGGGAACACAAGCAGTGAGAGGGCTGCGATGGGCCACGGGGACAAGGCCCAGCGGAGGGACAGCAGGGGCACCAAGGATGGCGAGAGGCCCAAAATTCTCATGGACAGCCCTGAGGATGCCGATATTTTTCACGGCGAAGACATGAAA GCTCCTTTAGAGAAAGAAGAGTTCCTTGCATGGAGGCAAGATTTAGAAGCGGAAGACAAAGACCCAACTTTAGACCGACCAACCGTGTTTCGCTGGAAAGGCGATGGCAAAGAGGTCTACCTCTCTGGATCCTTTAACAATTGGGCCAATAAGATTCCCCTGATTCGAAG tcaaaacacatttgtgacCATTGTGGAGCTACCTGAAGGGGAACATCAGTACAAATTCTACGTAGATGGGCAATGGACTCATGACCCAGCCGAG CCTGTTGTTACAAGTCAGCTGGGTACAGTCAATAACATCATCCAGGTGAAGAAAACAGACTTTGAGGTGTTTGACGCTCTCATGGTGGACTCACAGAAGTGCTCAGACATGTCAG ACCTCTCCAGCTCTCCCCCTGGGCCGTATCACCAGGATGCTTACGTTCCAAAACAAGAGGAAAAGTTCAAGTCTCCACCCATACTTCCACCTCATCTGCTACAGGTCATCCTCAATAAAGACACTGGAATATCT TGTGATCCTGCACTCCTGCCAGAACCAAACCACGTCATGCTCAACCACCTCTACGCGCTCTCCATCAAG